Proteins from a genomic interval of Colletotrichum higginsianum IMI 349063 chromosome 6, whole genome shotgun sequence:
- a CDS encoding Glycosyl hydrolase family 31, with the protein MARFLSVLGLLTAAASAAVIRRDYPSNDALSACPGYQASNVLTSSTGLTADLSLAGKACDAYGTDLTDLTLTVEYQTGFRWGRFLRDPMLRQAIDTRLHVKIQDAGNQVYQIPESVFPRPDAGGVSQENSKLHFNYTDNPFSFAVTRSDTGEVLFDTSGANIVFESQYLRLRTSLPENPNLYGLGEHSDPFRLNTTDYIRTLWSQDSYGIPSGANLYGNHPVYYEHRQNSTHGVFFLNSNGMDVFINKTEESGQYLEYNTLGGVLDFYFVAGPSPVEVAQQYALITGLPAMMPYWGLGFHQCRYGYRDVFNVAEVVHNYSIAEIPLETMWTDIDYMDRRRVFSLDPERYPLAKVRQLVDKLHENDQHYIVMVDPAVAYVESPTLQRGIDDNIWLLRSNGSVWIGVVWPGVTVFPDWFAENITKYWNNEFADFFSADDGVDIDALWIDMNEPSNFPCYFPCDDPYGSAVGFPPEPPPVRENPRALPGWPCDFQPPGTDCGNNQTKRSDVLVRKDVSPRTLPINRKFDSMMVTERQTSGEQMGLPNRDLLFPKYAIHNKAAWDTASNAAGGGISNKTVNTDVIHQNGLAMYDTHNLYGSMMSTASKIAMQARRPTLRPLIITRSTFAGAGTSVGHWLGDNLSNWQQYRVSISQLLQFASVYQVPMVGSDACGFGDNTNEQLCARWAALAAFSSFYRNHNSLDSISQEFYLWDTVADSARKAIAIRYRLLDYIYTALHQQTVDGTPLINPLFYLYPKDEKTFGLDLQYFYGDAVLVAPVTEENSTSVDVYLPDDVFYDWYTHEVVQGAAATVTLTGQDYTTIPLFIRGGSVLPLRANSAMTTTKLRQENFELLIAVGRDGTAKGKLYLDDGVSLEQAGVTLVTFDYKDGKVSVDGEFGYQTPLKVSKITLLSGGQTGKRQEAIKTVDVDKPLTGPFVVDVI; encoded by the exons ATGGCGAGATTCCTTTCTGTTTTGGGGCTGCTCACAGCGGCTGCTTCGGCTGCCGTCATCCGCAGAGACTATCCCAGCAATGATGCCCTCTCGGCATGCCCGGGCTATCAAGCGTCTAATGTTctgacctcctcgacgggccTGACCGCCGACCTGTCCCTGGCCGGCAAGGCTTGTGACGCCTACGGCACTGATTTGACCGACCTGACTCTAACGGTCGAGTATCAAACCG GCTTCCGCTGGGGCAGATTCTTGCGTGATCCAATGCTTAGACAGGCCATAGACACTCGCCTCCACGTCAAAATCCAAGATGCCGGCAATCAGGTCTACCAGATCCCCGAGTCCGTGTTCCCCCGTCCGGATGCCGGTGGCGTGAGCCAGGAGAACTCCAAGCTCCACTTCAACTACACCGATAATCCCTTTTCCTTCGCCGTGACCCGGTCCGACACAGGCGAGGTCCTTTTCGACACATCGGGCGCCAACATCGTGTTCGAGAGCCAATACCTGCGCCTCCGCACCAGCTTGCCCGAGAATCCTAACCTCTACGGCCTGGGCGAGCATTCCGACCCTTTCCGCCTCAACACCACAGACTACATCCGCACGCTGTGGTCTCAGGACTCGTACGGCATCCCCTCGGGCGCCAACTTGTACGGCAACCACCCCGTCTACTATGAGCACCGCCAGAATAGCACACATGGAGTCTTCTTTCTCAACTCCAACGGTATGGACGTCTTCATCAACAAGACAGAGGAGTCTGGCCAGTACCTAGAGTACAACACTCTTGGCGGGGTTCTGGACTTCTACTTTGTGGCTGGTCCCTCTCCCGTCGAGGTGGCCCAGCAGTATGCCCTGATCACCGGACTGCCCGCCATGATGCCGTACTGGGGTCTGGGCTTCCACCAGTGCCGCTACGGATATCGCGACGTCTTCAACGTTGCTGAAGTGGTCCATAACTACAGCATCGCCGAGATCCCCCTCGAGACCATGTGGACCGACATCGACTATATGGACAGACGAAG AGTCTTCTCTCTCGACCCTGAGCGCTACCCCCTCGCCAAGGTGcgccagctcgtcgacaAGCTCCACGAGAATGACCAGCACTACATCGTCATGGTAGACCCTGCAGTGGCATACGTCGAATCCCCCACTCTGCAgcgcggcatcgacgacaacATCTGGCTTCTCCGCAGCAACGGCTCCGTCTGGATCGGCGTTGTCTGGCCCGGCGTGACCGTCTTTCCCGACTGGTTCGCCGAAAACATCACAAAGTACTGGAACAACGAGTTTgccgacttcttctccgccgacgatggtgtcgACATTGACGCTTTGTGGATCGACATGAACGAGCCTTCCAACTTCCCGTGCTACTTCCCATGTGATGACCCCTACGGCTCTGCCGTTGGCTTTCCCCCTGAACCGCCACCGGTCCGCGAGAACCCCCGCGCACTTCCTGGCTGGCCTTGCGACTTCCAACCCCCCGGTACTGACTGCGGCAACAACCAAACCAAGCGAtccgacgtcctcgtccgcaAAGATGTGTCACCAAGAACGCTCCCGATCAACCGGAAGTTTGACAGCATGATGGTTACCGAGAGACAAACTTCCGGGGAGCAAATGGGCCTCCCAAACCGcgacctcctcttccccaaATACGCCATACACAACAAGGCCGCGTGGGATACGGCCTCCAAcgcggccggcggtggtATCTCCAACAAGACGGTCAACACGGACGTCATCCACCAGAACGGACTCGCCATGTACGACACCCACAACCTCTACGGGTCCATGATGTCGACAGCCTCCAAAATCGCGATGCAGGCCCGTCGACCCACCCTCCGCCCTCTCATCATCACACGCTCGAccttcgccggcgccggaacGTCCGTCGGCCACTGGCTCGGTGACAACCTTTCCAACTGGCAACAGTACCGTGTCTCCATTTCTCAGCTGCTGCAGTTCGCATCGGTCTACCAAGTACCCATGGTCGGTTCCGACGCCTGTGGATTCGGCGACAACACCAACGAGCAGTTGTGCGCGCGCTGggctgccctcgccgccttctcgtCTTTCTACCGCAACCACAACTCCCTCGACAGCATCTCGCAGGAGTTTTACCTTTGGGATACTGTGGCGGACAGCGCCcgcaaggccatcgccatccGCTACCGTCTTCTCGACTACATCTACACTGCGCTGCACCAGCAGACGGTCGATGGTACCCCGCTCATCAACCCCCTTTTCTACCTGTACCCGAAGGACGAGAAGACCTTCGGCCTTGACCTGCAATACTTTTACGGCGACGCCGTTCTCGTTGCGCCCGTCACCGAGGAGAACTCGACCTCGGTGGATGTCTATCTTCCCGACGATGTCTTCTATGACTGGTACACTCACGAGGTGGTCCAGGGTGCTGCCGCGACCGTCACACTCACCGGGCAGGATTACACCACAATCCCTCTTTTTATCCGCGGCGGTTCTGTACTGCCCCTGCGGGCCAACAGTGCCATGACGACCACGAAGCTTCGCCAAGAGAACTTTGAGCTGTTGATCGCCGTGGGACGTGATGGGACTGCGAAGGGTAAGCTGTacctcgatgatggcgtcaGTCTGGAGCAGGCAGGCGTCACGCTCGTCACCTTTGACtacaaggacggcaaggttTCCGTGGATGGCGAATTTGGTTACCAGACGCCGCTCAAGGTCTCCAAGATCACGCTCCTGAGCGGAGGACAGACTGGAAAGAGAcaggaggccatcaagaCGGTCGATGTCGACAAGCCCCTGACGGGACCTtttgtcgtcgacgtcatCTAG
- a CDS encoding C2H2 finger domain-containing protein — MEESQPAKRRKLLPRQPSTSTTQAAPFTHELPQQHPVQEAPPAERHDFESFARHLQDAAMLIQRQTERSPYDNVSVLLLRWEEDTSVEADLTAMENILRSVYNFRTDRWAIPTVPNPSIKLGVQMASFLDQARANHLLIIYYAGHGYVGSDNQLYWACNTREDAAKLKWDGVRCLFEDAQSDILLLLDTCSVRDVPVSGSHGTKQAIAACGPEQTPRETAGKSFTYHLIEALHKLSTAGRPFSVPRLHEEVVQLRQQESGQATKLMNGSSKTPPPPPQIPICFTLTPGKGQSLNLAPLPARSLQQQSPRNGASDADGQTRTTREDQLIDPESVTDLRFDEARVLVCTTFVGDASPDMSFFNSWLHNTPPLADKIEVEGMFLGPPTMLLISMPHSIWNVVQHDKVCCFLGYITSHNMIQLYQKLKGSSGIPKATAKEVEDGRILLEARELAASTPVLHRRSLDSKDASYPEAASRVDTTPSGVSFAAAAVAATAVDGKDDVEDSAEMQEAAEQLKALSHVRHLSDEAAPTVERQRTTLPDGAMPTNHEDTGSSHDANESGADDTMHSVDMSTPNARSKQRRSLQKATPKQETRCTLCSHAPFKDSSSLRKHIAAAHTRPFPCAFSFAGCTSTFGSKNEWKRHIASQHLCLQYYRCSSCPQSTVEGKGNEFNRKDLFTQHLRRMHAPFAIKKAIAKGDSKLQVEWEGHVKEMQTTCLVTRRSPPQKSACPKPDCQSVFEGPGSWDEWTEHVGRHMEKGEGQRLGVDRLLAKWALDEGIIERKGDGEYRLCAGNGPGPVPGGVGGGGGGIAVSGDGRESISVLYPEPKQEVEAGVEAEVEAEVEADTTEDKMEVDS, encoded by the exons ATGGAAGAGTCTCAACCAGCGAAACGGCGAAAGCTTCTCCCGCGCCAACCTTCAACCAGCACTACGCAGGCGGCCCCATTCACCCATGAATTG CCTCAGCAGCATCCGGTCCAGGAGGCCCCTCCAGCCGAACGACATGACTTCGAATCCTTCGCGAGGCACCTACAAGATGCCGCCATGTTGATACAACGCCAGACGGAGCGTTCTCCCTACGACAATGTATCCGTTCTCCTCCTACGGTGGGAAGAGGACACCTCTGTCGAAGCCGACCTAACAGCTATGGAAAACATCCTTCGGTCTGTATACAATTTTCGGACCGACCGATGGGCCATCCCAACTGTGCCCAACCCCAGCATCAAGCTTGGTGTTCAGATGGCTTCCTTTCTCGACCAAGCCAGGGCCAACCACTTGCTCATCATCTATTACGCCGGCCATGGTTACGTTGGATCCGACAACCAACTCTACTGGGCTTG CAATACCCGGGAAGATGCTGCAAAGCTCAAGTGGGACGGTGTACGTTGCTTGTTCGAAGATGCCCAGTCCGACATACTCTTGCTGCTCGACACCTGCTCGGTTCGGGATGTACCCGTCTCTGGAAGCCATGGCACCAAGCAAGCCATTGCAGCGTGTGGCCCTGAACAGACCCCCCGAGAAACTGCAGGCAAATCCTTCACCTACCACTTGATCGAGGCGCTACACAAACTGAGCACGGCGGGGAGGCCCTTCAGTGTACCGAGGTTACACGAAGAGGTCGTACAGCTGAGGCAACAGGAAAGCGGCCAGGCAACCAAGCTCATGAACGGTTCAAGCAAAActccacctccgccgccccaAATTCCCATATGTTTCACTCTCACGCCCGGCAAGGGACAAAGTCTGAACTTGGCCCCATTGCCTGCCCGGTCACTTCAACAGCAGTCGCCGCGGAACGGTGCTTCTGATGCGGACGGCCAAACAAGGACAACGCGGGAGGACCAGCTCATCGACCCTGAATCGGTCACTGACTTGCGCTTTGACGAAGCGAGAGTGCTTGTGTGCACGACATTCGTCGGGGATGCCAGCCCAGACATGTCCTTCTTCAATAGCTGGCTACACAACACACCGCCCCTCGCCGACAAGATTGAAGTCGAGGGAATGTTCCTCGGCCCTCCAACCATGCTTCTGATATCAATGCCTCACTCCATCTGGAACGTCGTACAGCACGACAAGGTCTGCTGTTTCCTAGGATACATCACATCGCATAACATGATCCAATTGTATCAGAAGCTAAAGGGTTCCTCGGGCATCCCCAAAGCCACGGCaaaggaggtcgaggacggtCGAATCTTGTTGGAGGCGCGGGAACTAGCAGCAAGCACGCCGGTTTTGCATCGACGTTCGTTGGACAGCAAAGACGCCTCCTACCCTGAGGCGGCCAGCCGCGTAGACACCACTCCTTCCGGCGTGTCGTTCGCAGCTGCCGCTGTCGCGGCCACAGCAGTGGACGGTAAAGATGACGTCGAGGATTCGGCCGAGATGCAGGAAGCGGCGGAACAGCTAAAGGCATTAAGCCATGTGCGCCATCTgagcgacgaggccgcgccGACCGTAGAACGGCAACGTACAACCCTCCCTGATGGTGCGATGCCCACCAACCACGAAGACACGGGATCCTCCCATGACGCGAACGAATCGGGTGCGGATGACACGATGCATTCCGTCGACATGAGCACGCCCAACGCAAGAAGCAAACAGCGGCGATCCCTACAAAAAGCGACACCTAAGCAAGAGACGAGATGCACGCTATGTAGCCACGCTCCCTTCAAggactcgtcgtcgttgcgcAAGCACATTGCTGCCGCGCACACCAGGCCGTTCCCATGCGCGTTTTCTTTTGCGGGATGCACCAGCACATTCGGGTCGAAGAACGAATGGAAACGACATATTGCCTCTCAACATCTATGTCTGCAGTATTATCGATGTTCGTCTTGCCCACAGAGCACCGTTGAAGGCAAGGGAAACGAGTTCAACCGGAAGGATCTCTTCACCCAGCATCTGCGCCGCATGCACGCGCCGTTCGCCATCAAGAAAGCCATTGCCAAGGGGGACAGCAAATTGCAAGTGGAGTGGGAGGGGCATGTGAAGGAGATGCAAACGACATGTCTTGTCACGCGACGGTCACCGCCTCAAAAGTCGGCTTGCCCAAAACCGGATTGCCAAAGTGTATTCGAGGGTCCTGGCTCCTGGGACGAGTGGACGGAACACGTTGGTAGGCATATGGAGAAAGGTGAGGGCCAGCGACTCGGGGTTGATCGACTGTTGGCGAAGTGGGCTCTCGACGAAGGTATCATTGAGCGAAAGGGAGATGGCGAATATCGCCTCTGTGCCGGCAATGGCCCCGGCCCTGtccccggcggcgttggcggcggcggcggcggcattgcaGTCAGCGGCGACGGGAGAGAATCTATCTCGGTGTTGTACCCAGAGCCGAAGCAAGAAGTCGAGGCAGGAGTCGAAGCAGAAGTTGAAGCAGAAGTCGAAGCAGATACCACCGAGGACAAGATGGAAGTGGATAGCTAG
- a CDS encoding Patatin-like phospholipase: protein MDLNGVKRRDTTKGPPLRILSLDGGGVRGYSMFIILQELMHRTFVEIEGRAPRRNEIPRPCDHFDLIVGTGTGGLIALMLGRLRLDLEQCKELYVRMTRMVFETDKTIAGIPYRSTLFKASKLEEAIKEAVREHTVYQKEGNDGTENDMMSPLSGYNNSNPRRHASNASTVSFSARSPQAQMTRPAFNSRYGDPNARLYDARETRTKTAVLAMYKGSRKGTPAAILRSYDSRREPPPEFDCKIWQAGRATCAIGLAFKPIQIGQSVFHDDGGGTFNPAPEALDEAVVNEWPGREVGVFLSVGTGRRPRGSDANSHMWYEGFLGEFAEARRKLISKIEGCEVIHEQMKKEHLLKRNVNVENYYRLNVEVGVGEFGMNEWHRLAEISTSTRQYLRREVEQRMIQGASAKMAKIHKANIRFSRMPDVPELVKSNSETVEPLSFAVELPGDTPTSWPPHNTPPSRQSYESGTEHLHIPSPMSPSPRSSGERLQPSPASRLEQRLPPLPKDDEIDRLVVTAPTPSQYRYAAGTDKIAIMSPDEHPRWQNQQYSNGPTQQSQQPQRIPPPLPPKTPLPEHQAAGGRRPIGSSPLPYPVDDEPPPVNMARKPEYRGR from the exons ATGGACCTCAATGGGGTCAAGAGGAGGGACACCACCAAGGGCCCTCCCCTCCGCATTCTGTCGTTGG ATGGCGGAGGAGTTCGCGGTTACTCCATGTTCATCATTCTCCAAGAACTCATGCACCGCACCTTTGTCGAAATCGAGGGTAGGGCTCCGCGCCGAAACGAAATCCCCAGGCCATGCGACCATTTCGATCTCATCGTTGGAACCGGTACCGGCGGCCTCATCGCCTTAATGCTCGGTAGATTGCGCTTGGACTTGGAACAGTGCAAAGAGCTATACGTGAGAATGACGCGCATGGTTTTCGAAACAGACAAGaccatcgccggcatccCCTATCGGTCAACCCTATTCAAAGCCtccaagctcgaggaggccatcaaaGAGGCCGTTAGAGAACATACCGTTTATCAAAAGGAGGGCAACGATGGCACCGAGAACGACATGATGAGCCCCCTTAGCGGCTACAACAACTcaaacccaagaagacaTGCCAGCAATGCCAGCACCGTCAGCTTTAGCGCGCGCAGTCCTCAAGCACAGATGACACGGCCTGCCTTTAACTCGCGATACGGTGATCCAAATGCGAGACTCTATGATGCTCGGGAGACTCGGACCAAAAC CGCCGTCTTAGCTATGTACAAGGGCTCCCGCAAGGGCACTCCTGCCGCCATTCTGCGATCCTACGACTCGAGAAGGGAACCCCCGCCAGAGTTCGACTGCAAGATCTGGCAAGCTGGCCGGGCGACGTGTGCGATTGGTCTCGCCTTCAAACCCATTCAGATTGGACAGTCTGTCTtccacgatgacggcggtggcACCTTCAACCCTGCACCCGAAGCCCTGGACGAGGCTGTGGTGAACGAGTGGCCCGGCCGTGAAGTTGGCGTGTTTCTCAGCGTTGGTACGGGTCGACGACCAAGGGGAAGCGACGCGAACTCGCATATGTGGTATGAGGGCTTTTTGGGAGAGTTTGCCGAGGCCCGCCGGAAGCTCATCTCCAAGATTGAGGGCTGTGAGGTGATTCACGAGCAGATGAAGAAGGAACATCTCTTAAAACGGaacgtcaacgtcgagaACTACTATCGCCTTAACGTGGaggttggcgtcggcgagtTTGGCATGAACGAGTGGCATCGTCTAGCCGAGATTAGCACGAGCACGCGGCAATACCTAAGGCGGGAAGTCGAGCAAAGGATGATCCAGGGCGCTTCCGCAAAGATGGCCAAGATCCACAAAGCGAACATCAGGTTTTCCCGTATGCCAGATGTTCCCGAACTTGTCAAGTCCAACTCGGAGACTGTCGAGCCGCTGTCGTTTGCTGTGGAGCTGCCAGGCGACACGCCCacgtcatggccgccgcACAACACACCGCCGAGCCGCCAGTCGTACGAATCCGGTACGGAACATCTGCACATACCTTCGCCGATGAGCCCCTCGCCTAGGAGCTCTGGCGAGCGACTTCAACCATCGCCAGCATCAAGACTTGAGCAACGCCTGCCACCTCTGCCTAAAGATGATGAGATTGACCGACTGGTTGTCACTGCACCGACGCCTTCTCAGTACCGCTACGCAGCCGGTACTGATAAGATTGCGATTATGAGCCCCGATGAGCACCCGCGGTGGCAGAATCAACAATACAGCAACGGTCCTACACAGCAGTCGCAACAACCGCAGCGAATcccaccgccgctgcccccCAAGACGCCTTTGCCCGAACATCAGGCAGCTGGCGGTCGTCGCCCCATCGGCTCATCGCCCTTGCCTTACCCTGTGGACGACGAGCCTCCACCAGTGAACATGGCTAGGAAACCGGAATATCGTGGGAGGTGA